Proteins encoded together in one Thermococcus sp. EP1 window:
- a CDS encoding YgeY family selenium metabolism-linked hydrolase, whose amino-acid sequence MLTEKQQQELIGICQELIRRPSLSGEEDNVAKFIKKTMNELGYDEVWIDEYGNVIGKIEGKEKGKTLIFEGHMDTVPVTNPEDWKHDPFGAEIENGKIYGRGTSDMKGALSAMVYGASLIPREKIKGDIYVVGVVMEEIFEGIAFGKVLDKIPADYVVLGESTELNINIGQRGRAEIIVKTKGKPAHSSNPQVGVNAVYNMLPLIDGIRKLPLPSHEFLGDAIIELTDIISKPYPGASVVPYECRVTFDRRLIVGETEESVLKPIKDLIEELRGKIPKFEAEVEIATGEATTYTGKQIKAKRFFPAWLLEKEHELAKKSLDAVNNIGIPAKFSKYSFCTDGSQSAGIRGIPTIGYGPSKESLAHVTDEYIEIDHLIKAAEGYIAIANGLLR is encoded by the coding sequence ATGTTAACTGAAAAACAACAACAAGAACTAATCGGTATTTGCCAAGAGCTGATAAGAAGACCTAGCCTTTCTGGAGAAGAGGATAACGTTGCAAAGTTCATTAAAAAAACAATGAACGAGCTTGGTTACGATGAGGTTTGGATTGATGAGTACGGCAACGTAATAGGAAAAATCGAAGGAAAAGAAAAAGGAAAGACCCTCATATTTGAGGGACACATGGACACAGTTCCAGTGACCAATCCCGAGGATTGGAAACATGATCCTTTTGGAGCAGAAATTGAGAATGGAAAAATATACGGACGGGGAACATCGGATATGAAAGGAGCCCTTTCAGCAATGGTCTATGGGGCCAGTTTAATTCCAAGGGAGAAAATAAAGGGAGATATCTACGTAGTTGGCGTAGTTATGGAGGAGATTTTCGAGGGAATAGCCTTTGGAAAAGTTCTTGATAAGATCCCAGCAGATTATGTGGTGTTGGGTGAATCAACAGAGCTCAACATCAACATTGGACAGCGGGGAAGGGCCGAAATAATTGTGAAGACAAAAGGAAAGCCAGCTCACTCTTCAAACCCTCAGGTGGGTGTTAATGCTGTTTATAACATGCTTCCTTTAATAGATGGAATAAGAAAACTCCCACTTCCATCTCACGAATTCTTGGGAGATGCAATTATCGAGCTTACAGATATTATATCAAAACCATACCCCGGCGCCTCAGTTGTCCCATACGAATGTAGAGTCACCTTTGATAGGAGATTAATAGTAGGAGAAACTGAAGAAAGCGTTTTAAAACCCATAAAAGATCTTATAGAAGAGTTAAGAGGCAAAATACCAAAGTTTGAGGCGGAGGTTGAAATTGCAACAGGAGAAGCTACGACATATACTGGAAAGCAAATTAAGGCTAAACGCTTTTTCCCCGCTTGGTTATTGGAAAAAGAGCATGAACTGGCTAAGAAGTCCTTAGATGCTGTTAATAATATTGGAATTCCTGCAAAATTCTCAAAGTATTCCTTCTGCACTGATGGAAGTCAAAGCGCTGGTATCAGAGGGATTCCCACAATTGGATATGGACCCTCAAAAGAGAGCTTGGCTCACGTGACGGATGAGTATATTGAGATAGATCATCTCATAAAGGCTGCAGAGGGATATATTGCCATAGCAAATGGCCTTTTGCGTTAA
- a CDS encoding ornithine carbamoyltransferase, which produces MHLKNYLSDLKGKDLITTQEWSIDEIKATIELARELREIYEKNNGRIPWNFLDKKTFIMLFYASSTRTRSAFETAMTLLGGHAQFITSSMTREGEGEKHKDIAKMYEIYGEGIGIRLLDHAIDFIYGRGNKVLREYAKYADVPIINMADDTFHPTQAMGDYMTIEEKLGKLQGKKYVLMWAYAPVPRGYCSINSEMLLGTRLGMDIVVAHPPGFELPEEIVKMAEENAKASGASLEFSNNYKEALEGAHVVFPRSWISQRMAREGYSKFWEEERKIYEKYKDWKLKMEDLDLMDPKGIITHVLPVLRGHEADDEVMDSSRSVIYEQARNNLFAKAAALLQTLGIVE; this is translated from the coding sequence ATGCACTTGAAGAATTATCTCTCAGATTTAAAAGGAAAAGATTTGATAACCACCCAAGAATGGAGTATAGATGAAATTAAGGCAACGATTGAACTAGCTAGGGAATTAAGAGAAATATATGAAAAAAATAACGGCAGGATTCCATGGAATTTCTTAGATAAGAAAACATTCATAATGTTATTTTATGCCTCCTCTACCAGGACGCGGTCAGCTTTTGAAACCGCAATGACTCTCTTAGGAGGTCATGCGCAGTTTATAACAAGCTCAATGACAAGAGAAGGTGAGGGCGAGAAACACAAAGACATAGCAAAAATGTACGAGATCTATGGGGAGGGTATTGGTATCAGATTGCTCGATCATGCTATTGATTTTATATATGGAAGAGGAAACAAAGTTCTTAGAGAATATGCCAAATATGCAGATGTTCCAATAATAAACATGGCTGATGATACTTTTCACCCCACACAAGCTATGGGAGACTACATGACTATAGAGGAGAAACTTGGAAAATTACAAGGCAAAAAATACGTATTAATGTGGGCATATGCCCCGGTTCCAAGAGGATACTGCAGTATTAACTCTGAAATGCTACTGGGTACTAGACTGGGAATGGATATAGTGGTGGCCCATCCTCCTGGCTTTGAGTTACCAGAAGAAATTGTTAAGATGGCAGAAGAAAACGCCAAGGCCAGTGGAGCTTCATTAGAATTCTCTAACAACTATAAAGAGGCTTTAGAAGGTGCACACGTAGTATTTCCTAGGTCCTGGATTTCACAAAGAATGGCAAGAGAAGGATATTCAAAATTCTGGGAAGAAGAAAGAAAGATTTATGAAAAATACAAAGATTGGAAACTTAAAATGGAAGATCTCGACTTAATGGATCCCAAAGGAATAATAACCCACGTATTACCAGTTTTACGTGGGCATGAAGCTGATGATGAGGTTATGGATTCTTCTAGATCGGTCATTTATGAGCAAGCTAGAAATAATCTCTTCGCAAAAGCTGCTGCCTTGCTTCAAACATTAGGTATAGTCGAATGA